A region of the Chryseobacterium gotjawalense genome:
GACCAGGATTCCCACCTGGATCTTCCCGTAGTTTCGCATTCTCTTAAAAGATTAAATGAGATAGAACTCGCTCCGTTCAAAGCGTTGATGGATAAAGGAATTGGTGGCGTTATGGTCGCTCATCTTTACATTCCTGCCTTCGAAAAAAAGAAAGGAGTTCCGGCTTCTATTTCTAAAAATATCATAACCGGAATTTTAAAAGAGCAACTGGGTTACAAAGGTTTAATTATTACAGACGCCTTGAATATGGGTGCAGTTGCCAACAAATTTAAAGCCGGCGAATTAGATGCAATGGCTTTCGAAGCAGGAAATGATATTATGTTATTTTCCCAGGATGTTGCCACCGGAAAAAGACTGATTCAGCAAGCGATTGATAAAGGAGAAATTCCACAGCAAAGAGTTGAAGAAAGTGTAAAGAAAATTTTACTGACAAAATATTACCTGGGTTTAACTCAATATGAACCGAGAAATCCGGCCAACATTAATGAAGATTTAAACAATGCCACGCATTCCGAAATCGTTCAGAAAATGTATTCCAACGCTTTGACTTTAATAAAAGATGATAAAAAAATGCTTCCGTTGAATTGCAGAGAAACGTACTATTATGTCCCTTTAGAAGAAGCTCCTTACCAGACTTTTCTGGATCAGTTAAATTTAAACAATACCATCATTGTAAAAAAAGCGACGGAAATTTCTACAATTCCTGCCAATTCGAAAGTAATTGTGGGCTTTCATAAAGACAACTCGTCGGCTTACAAACCCTATACAATATCAGCGGAAAGCAAAAAAATTCTGGCAGATTTAAGTAAAAATCAAAATGTAATCTTAAATGTTTTCGGTTCTGCTTATGCTTTAAAAGATGTTGATATTTCTAAAATCTCTACCGTTTTGGTTTCTTATGAAAACAATGATGATGCGATGACCGCCACTGCAAAAGCATTTTCGGGACAAACAAAAATCTGGGGAAAACTTCCGGTTTTGGTGAATGATCGTTTAAAAGCAGGAATGGGTTTAGAACTCAATTCCTCTTCCAGAATCGACTTGCCTTTAAAAAATTAATAAAAAAACAGAATTGAGTAATTTCAATTTAAAAAAAAATAAATCAAATGAAAATCGGAATTCTCTGTTATCCAACTTACGGTGGAAGCGGCATCGTTGCTACAGAACTTGGTATGGCGCTCGCTGATAAAGGCTATGAAGTACATTTTATAAGTTCAGCGCTGCCGGCAAGATTAGATATTACCAATCCCAATATTTTTTTTCATAAAGTAAATGTTCAGACGTATCCGCTTTTTCAATATCAACCTTATGATATTGCGCTTTCGTCCATGATTTACCGGGTGGTGAATTTGTATAAACTGGATTTACTGCATGCGCATTACGCAATTCCTTATGCTTATGCAGCGTTTACCGCAAAACAAATGTTGAAAGAAGAAGGAAAAGACGTTCCTCTGGTTACGACCCTTCACGGAACGGATATCACTTTGGTAGGACAACATCCAAGTTACAAACACGCGGTAGAATTCTCTATCAATCAGTCAGATACGATAACCTGCGTTTCCGAAAGTTTAAAAAAAGACACTTTACAGTTATTTAAAATCACCAAAGAAATTCAGGTGATCACCAATTTTATCGATAACACTGAATTTAAACATGATAATATCTGTCAGCGCAACCATTTTGCAACGAAAGATGAAAAGATTTTGATTCATGTTTCCAATCTTCGTCCGGTGAAGCGCGTGCAGGACGTTTTACAGATTTTCAAGAATGTCAATGCAAAAATAAAATCAAAACTGATTATCATTGGTGAAGGTCCGGACATGGAAATTGTGAATGAGTTTTTAGAAGACCATCCGGATTTAATTGGAAAAGTTCGCCTGCTCGGAAAAGTAAATGATTTATATAAAATTCTGCAACTTTCAGATGTATTTTTACTTCCGTCGGAACAGGAAAGTTTCGGTTTGGCCGCGCTGGAAGCAATGGCCGCAGAAACGCCGGTGATCAGTTCTAATGCGGGCGGAATCCCCGAAGTGAACATTCAGGGAGAAACCGGTTATCTCGCTGAGATCGGCAACGTAGAAGCGATGAGCAACTACACCATAAAACTCTTGAGTGACGAGGTTTTGTTGGCGAAAATGAAAAAAAATGCCAAAGAACAGGCCCTTAAATTTGACCTGAAAAACATCTTGCCGATTTACGAGAAAATGTATGCCGAAACGATGCACCGTTTTCAAAAATAGTTATTTCACCTTTTTTATTCAGAATTTGCTTTGTTACTTTGTAACTAAAGTTTTCTGACATGAACGAAAAACTGCTTCAATACTTGTGGAATTTCAAAATTTTCAACAGTTTTGACTTTAAAGATGTGGAAGGAAACGATCTCGAGATCTTAGACTTCGGAAGGTGGAATTTCGACTCGGGACCGGATTTTCTTTTTGCAAAAATAAAAACGAACGGTTTAGTTATCGCAGGAAACATAGAGCTCCATGTAAAATCATCGGATTGGATTTTCCACAAACATTCGGGCAATCCCGAGTTTGAAAACATCATCGCCCACGTCGTTTTCATCAATGATGTTGAGATAGAAGAATTCAAAAACAAGACGATTCCAACCTTGGAACTGAAAGGCTATATCGATGAAAATGTGCTTGCAAAATATGAAACGCTGTTACAGGAAACCCAATTTATTCCGTGCGAAAACATTTTTAATTCTAAAAATTTCCCTCTTCATTTTCATGAAGAAACTTTACTGAAAAAATTAGATGCGAAATCCATTGAAATTGAGGAATCATTAAAACAACATCAGAATAATTATGAAGCAATATTATTTCAGCAACTGGCTTACGCTTTCGGCTTAAAAGTAAATGCGCTTATTTTCAAACAACTGGCAGAGAGCATCGACTATAAAATCTTCAGTAAAACAAGGCAAAATCAAACGCAGCTGGAAGCTCTTTTCTTCGGCATCTGTGGCTGGCTCGATAAACCAAGTGATGAACAATGCAAAATTTGGAAACGGGAATTTGAATTTTTAAAAGTTAAATATCAATTACCCGATTTCTATATACATCCGAAATTTTCAAAACTCCGGCCTCCGAATTTCCCGACGGTCCGGCTTTCGCAATTGGCTTCTTTATACCATCAAAACCAAAATCTATTTTCGAAACTTATCAACGCCAAAAACATTGAAGATATTCATCAACTCTTTCAGAAAGTTGAAGCCAGTGAATATTGGGACAACCGATTTAATTTTGGGAAAATATCGCCTGTAAAAGGCAAAAAAACTTTAACTAAAGATTTCGTTGAATTAGTGCTGATTAATGCCGTTCTACCGTTAAAATACACCTATCATAAAAACACCGATGAAAATATTCCTGATGAAATTCTGACCATTTACCAAAGTATTGCAGCGGAGAAAAACACCATTATCAATCAGTGGAAAACTTTAAAAGTAAAACCAAAAAGCGCTCTTGAAACCCAATCTCTTCTTTTCCATCACAGAAACTTTTGCGAGAAAAAAGAATGTTTACGCTGCAGTATTGGAATTCGGTTAATGAACGCTTAACCAACTTACTCGGCTAACTTCCAAATGCTGATAGATTTCATTTCAAGGCATTCCCTATTGCGGATTATTAACAGTAATTTTGTTAATAAACTAAAAATAGAGAAGATGTTTGATTGGTTAAAATTACTTTTATTACCGGGCGAAATCCCAACGGTAACGCAATCTATTGTTGCCATAATGCTCGCCATCGGAACCGGTGTTTTTTTTGGAAGATTAAAATTAGGGAAGATTACTTTCGGTGTTTCGGCAGTGATGTTTACGGGATTAATTTTGGGACATTTCGGCTACCGGATTCAGCCCGGGATTTTAGATTTCATCCGTGACTTCGGTTTAATCCTTTTTGTTTACGGAATTGGTTTACAGGTCGGACCTTCCTTTTTCTCGTCTTTCAAAAATGAAGGTTTAAAGTTTAATATTCTGGCTGTTTCCTGTGTTCTTCTTGGCGGTATTATTACCGTAGGTCTCTTTTATCTCACCGGCCTCAAAATAGAAGATTTAGTAGGAATCATGAGTGGTTCGGTAACCAACACGCCCGGATTAGGAGCCGCTAAAAACACGATCG
Encoded here:
- a CDS encoding glycoside hydrolase family 3 protein; translation: MKNIKIKAFFFIIAFLCFNHFANAQYQPGNISPAEIQKANQWVEKTYESLSQDEKLGQLFIVALYTNKGEDYINNVRNIIINDKIGGLILMQDDAAREINLVNEFQQKTKIPLMIGMDAEWGVYQRIAAAHKFPWAMTLGAIQDKNLITEMAAKIAEDCKRMGINWDFAPVVDVNTNPNNPIIGNRSFGSEVSNVISSALAYSNGLQNNTILAAIKHFPGHGDTDQDSHLDLPVVSHSLKRLNEIELAPFKALMDKGIGGVMVAHLYIPAFEKKKGVPASISKNIITGILKEQLGYKGLIITDALNMGAVANKFKAGELDAMAFEAGNDIMLFSQDVATGKRLIQQAIDKGEIPQQRVEESVKKILLTKYYLGLTQYEPRNPANINEDLNNATHSEIVQKMYSNALTLIKDDKKMLPLNCRETYYYVPLEEAPYQTFLDQLNLNNTIIVKKATEISTIPANSKVIVGFHKDNSSAYKPYTISAESKKILADLSKNQNVILNVFGSAYALKDVDISKISTVLVSYENNDDAMTATAKAFSGQTKIWGKLPVLVNDRLKAGMGLELNSSSRIDLPLKN
- the bshA gene encoding N-acetyl-alpha-D-glucosaminyl L-malate synthase BshA, encoding MKIGILCYPTYGGSGIVATELGMALADKGYEVHFISSALPARLDITNPNIFFHKVNVQTYPLFQYQPYDIALSSMIYRVVNLYKLDLLHAHYAIPYAYAAFTAKQMLKEEGKDVPLVTTLHGTDITLVGQHPSYKHAVEFSINQSDTITCVSESLKKDTLQLFKITKEIQVITNFIDNTEFKHDNICQRNHFATKDEKILIHVSNLRPVKRVQDVLQIFKNVNAKIKSKLIIIGEGPDMEIVNEFLEDHPDLIGKVRLLGKVNDLYKILQLSDVFLLPSEQESFGLAALEAMAAETPVISSNAGGIPEVNIQGETGYLAEIGNVEAMSNYTIKLLSDEVLLAKMKKNAKEQALKFDLKNILPIYEKMYAETMHRFQK
- a CDS encoding DUF2851 family protein — its product is MNEKLLQYLWNFKIFNSFDFKDVEGNDLEILDFGRWNFDSGPDFLFAKIKTNGLVIAGNIELHVKSSDWIFHKHSGNPEFENIIAHVVFINDVEIEEFKNKTIPTLELKGYIDENVLAKYETLLQETQFIPCENIFNSKNFPLHFHEETLLKKLDAKSIEIEESLKQHQNNYEAILFQQLAYAFGLKVNALIFKQLAESIDYKIFSKTRQNQTQLEALFFGICGWLDKPSDEQCKIWKREFEFLKVKYQLPDFYIHPKFSKLRPPNFPTVRLSQLASLYHQNQNLFSKLINAKNIEDIHQLFQKVEASEYWDNRFNFGKISPVKGKKTLTKDFVELVLINAVLPLKYTYHKNTDENIPDEILTIYQSIAAEKNTIINQWKTLKVKPKSALETQSLLFHHRNFCEKKECLRCSIGIRLMNA